Sequence from the Syngnathus acus chromosome 13, fSynAcu1.2, whole genome shotgun sequence genome:
AACCCGAGGTGGTGTTTTCGGGCTACGAAGGCGCGCAGACCGACGTCTCGCACGCGCTGCTCAACAGCCTCAACAATCTGTGCGAGAAGCAACTGCTGTGGATCGTCAAGTGGTCCAAGTCTTTGCCAGGTAACCTTTCTGCAGACGCCAAATCACAGATTTGCTCCAAGTCTCAGCCTGATgcgctgaaaaaaaaagatgaaaagcagGATTGggcaattgaaaataaaatatgtggaCAATTTTGGCGATGGCAGAAAATATAGTCgaagaaaaatgatgattCCGATGCtaccatttgaaaatgtgatttcTTTTGCTAAGGCTTTCGTAATCTTCACATCACCGACCAGATGACGCTCATCCAGTACTCGTGGATGAACCTGATGGTGTTTTCTCTCGGCTGGCGCTCCTTTCAAAACGTCACTAGGGAATATATATACTTTGCGCCTGACCTCGTTTTAAGTCTGTGAGTACGAGtatgaattttgttttaaacccATGTACAGTCTTTGAGTCGCCATTTCCGATCATGTAAATTTTCATTTGAGTTTACAATAGATTTgaggttttattattatttttttaatcacaacaaattacGGCTTTTGCAAagattgtgcttttttttctctaaaataTTTTCCTATTGGAACACAACTTTCAAAAGTTTGACTGACATATTTCCTTTCTCCAAAATGTAATCGTCTGCTTGCCATTACGTTGGCCAATTTGCACATGCGAGAAAAGCAAATCATTTGAAGTAATGGCCATTCAAAGAGCGCcttaatttgttttggttttttactGCGCCTCAGGGAACAAATGAGGAGATCTCCCATTTACGACCTGTGCCTGGCCATCCAGTTCATCCCGCAGGAGTTTGCCAACCTTCAAGTGACCCGCGAGGAGTTCCTCTGCATGAAGGCCATCATCTTGCTCAACAcgggtaataaaaaaaaaaaaaaaaaaaaaaaaaaaaaaaggtttgggaAACAATCTTCATGATTGAGTGCCAAATGTCCTTGTTCCCTCAGTGCCTCTGGAGGGTCTGAAAAGCCAGGGGGCCTTTGAGGAGATGCGTCAGAATTACATCCGCGAGCTGACCAAGGCCATCCACGGGAAGGAGAAGGGCGTGATGGCCAGTTCTCAGCGTTTCTACCACCTCACCAAGCTCATGGACGCCATGCACGAAGTACGCCCGCCAAAAACCGCCGGTGTGGCGCCACAAAAAAACTCTAACCTTCTGTCTCCTGCCCTCTTGACAGATAGTGAAGAAGGTCAACCTGTTCTGCCTGAGCACGTTCATCCAGGCCGACGCCATGAAGGTGGAGTTTCCCGAGATGATGACCGAGGTGATCGCCTCGCAGCTGCCCAAGGTCCTGGCGGGCATGGTGAGGCCGCTGCTATTCCACCCCAAGTGACCACGTGTTTACTGGACTCCTTTTTCGCTTCTTCTTCAAGTGCATTTTTTGTCAAAGCTGCCTTGAGCGCCCCCTTCTGCCTTTTTACGCTTTACTGTGCGGGATCAATCAAAACAACcaatcaataaaacaacagTCAAAAAGATCATCCGACCGACGTAGCTTTTAGAACTATTTTCCGAGGCGGATGAACATGCAGGCGGCATAGTTGCTCTTTAGAAACGGAGCAacgtcatttaaaatgtttgaatcTGAAATAGTGGTGTCAAACACGAGGGCTGGGGGCCAGGTCTGTTCCGCTTTGTCGTTGTAAGTGGCCCATGAAATACAGCTAGCGATAACACAATAGCcaaaatgggggaaaaaaaacttgtagCTCAGCCTTCATAAatcattgtgtttatttataaaaGGTGTAAATGCAGCGTGCAGACAGCAGTTGCTTGCAGAGGAAACAACCTCCCCACGTGTGGAAATGTTACACAATGCGAGACATGGTTCAAATTTCCGCAACACACCCTTGCAACTCTTCACTTTTAGGGAGTTTTCTCATCATTCTTCTCACGTCACTCATAAGCAGCCAAGGCCACCTGACATTCCTGAAATATAGTTTCGGTCCCTCCCCTCCTACAGTACAGTCACGTTTCAGTTGGATAACCgaaggggatttttttttttttaaagcccttGAAATGTTAAGATTAcaacaataatattaatagtaataaaaaaaaaagaaaatgctggtACACCCGTGTACCACAAACACGTATGCTGAAGTCATCCTGCCCAGCAATTTgataacacaaaaacaattacagcagtggttctcaaactggggTCCATGAGTCGTAGGGTGGGGGTCCGCAAATCAATTTGCAATAAAGGATTATGTGGTATCATGAATATACAGTTTGCTTATGTAGAGCTGTGGGTATCAAAGTGCaagcgccctcttgtggtacGCAAAGGAATCACTGAATTAAATGGCCAGGCTACAAAATGTTCCTGTGGCTACATTTGTTTAAGTATATGGGTGGTTCTCAAAAAGTATGGTCCAGGAGTGTAACATCAGAGCCCAAAAATAAACTTCTTCAAAATAAGGTCAAACTGTCCTTCAGTCTGTCCTGAATATGTTTGACCAGGACACATTCTAAGAGTCACCCCGAAATAATTTCATTAAGTCCTTTAAGCCAGTTTGTTTATTGGTAGAAtttatatacgtatgtgtATTTCAATTGAATCATAATGTAAAGTTTTCATTTGACTATATTTAAGTGCAGTGGTTAATTCGTAACATgcgtgctgttttttttttttttggcgttTCCTCTGAACCCCAAAAGTTCGAGAACCCATGCTTTACAGGGTATGATCATTTCTATGATTTACAAACACAGTGACAGCAAAAAGTGTACGGCCAGTGTAATGACCGCAGTAATGTAAggtgcattattattattattaggtaAAGGTGGTGTAAGAATTTTCTGCCCCAACATGAAATTAGCCAAGCAGAGCTACAAATGAGCCTCAGGAATTCAAGCTATAAAATGTCTTTCAACATGGGAACTGACCAACAGATATTTTCCCATTGTTATCAAATTTTAATTATGTACACGAGACAGATGGGCGACGGGAAATTTCGCAACTGTGTGCGAGTGGATCATGACGGGAAACCTTGCCGACTTGCGAGGGCCCGCTTCTTttggtgatgtttttttttacataaaaaataattacaaattgCTGAAGGTAATATTTCAGGCCAATAAAACTAGTCAAGTGGTTCTCAAGTGTCATTGGAGGTCGTAAAAACATGTTGCGAAAAGATGTcttattaaaaacacatttgaagaagtttgttttgcaaatcaaaaaagaaaaagaggtaTATTTGTCATGTGGGAGCCCTCGTTCAAGCAGATAGAAAACACGCATTCACCAGTAGTGGGTTTTTCCATGGATACCatggagacaaaaaaacaaaaaaaaattaaagataGATGACGTAGTTTTCTGGTATCAAACCCGTTTTTCCCTGGTAGGTTGCTTGCAGCCATCCCGGTTCGACGGACGGGTACACTGTCGCagagggaaaagaaaacagatgaAGAAGTGACAATGTGGGTCAGCGTGCTTTTACAAAAGCAGGATCAACTTAcataccacacacacaaaacaaatccatGGTGCTTTACAAAGACAAATAACAATTGAAAGCAGGATTAAATGAAATAGATAATTATGATGAATGATTATAATGAAAGATAATTAATATGAATTATTTGTTGCACACATCGAGGACATAACGGTTGGAAAATATACAATTGCTAACTATGCTAGCAGCGAGGGCTCTACTTTTGTGACGAGCATAAGGGACTGCCCAAATGTTTATAGTAAtttgaaacattaaaaaaattctgCAATTGAATTTCCTATGGAAATCTACCGAAACCTTCCAAAAATTTACCGGAACTTTTTCACCACTTTCCGTTTTTTTTAGTACCAGTAAAACATGGAAGGTAGATTGTGGAGCTCATTCAGAGCAACTCTAAAAATGATGAAGCACTGTAGGTTCGTTAATGCGGAGCCATAAAAAGCCTTCTGTTAAATGGCGAGttgcttttgtgtctttttttttctccgcgTCTCTGGCTGCAGGCTCTGCTGAACCGGAGAGGCGCGGGGGGGTTAACAGGCCCGGGTGCCTTCCATCACTAGGTTACTGTGACCTGCCTCCCCGCTGCTCGCGAGCCAAGCGGGCTCGTCACGGAAAggcaataaaaacagaaaaaaaaggcgcTGTTTGTATTTTAGCGGCGCTCACACTGAAAGCTGGGATGAAGCCAAACGGCTTCAAATGAGCCGCCGCAAAGCAGATAAGCAATCATTATTTACAGTACTTTTTTCAGGTAGCTGTACTTGAGTACTCATTTTTCTTGTGACTTTGACTCCCTACTTTTGAAATTGGATATCTTAGAACTCCCCTAGCTCATTCCTTTTTTCAACCTCCATGGCAACACAAAAATTCtctaatctaaaaaaaacaaccacacctttttgttttaaagttgCTATTGATTTTAAATTGGTAGCACTCACCATTGGAGAAGTGCGCCCCCTGGGGGAAGCTGAGCTCATGGCTGTGTTCAGCTTCGCACGAGTACACAGCTTGGGCGTCCCTGTTGGAAGCACACAAGTTATGCAAAGCATTTATACCATATTCAGGCTGTTCGCTTTAGCACCCCACGACTTGGACGTCTTTGAGAGTGTCGGGTACCTCCCGAGCTGCGGGGCGGCGGCGTGTTCAAAAAGCAGCGCTCTGGCAGCCACCCTGTGAGAGAAGCAAGAAGAGCAATAGCTGCATGTTTACACTTTCCAaactcaacacacaaacaaacaaaaataccaCCAAAAGTACAGAACTGATAGcaaatactaaaaaaataattggcttcctttttcttttttccataaCTCGAATTTTCCACAACAAccttatttatattatttttcaacGTAACActttaaatgaaaacacacacactggctttACAACGGCAGCATTCTTGATTGTTTTGGACCCTTAGTGAAAGTCAGAACGACACAATACGGGACGTTTCCTTCTTTCCttggaatatttgtttttttttaagtgaggAGACGTCATTACAAGGGCGCACTTGACTCCCGTGAGCCACCGTGACCTGGGAGTCAAGGTaacgcagagctgtgagggtgACAAGATGAGTCAAGAGGCCATGTGAGTGCTTTCACACATACAGTAGATGcgtacacaaaaacaaacaaacaaattattttaatgctAGTTAATTTCTGACTGGCAGATATTGTTGCTTAGATTAAGTAATATTCCtgattgtacatttttttaaaccactttttgtgcacacaaatgaggaggaggagcgcaTTCTGCTGCTGGGTCACGTTAACCCCGAGAATTAAGAGCAGCTCTCCCACCACAGAGGAGATGACATAAATCGTCTCGGCGCTCGCACACGGGCCAAGAAGGTGCCCAGGCGGCGCGACGGTGGCAAAAATGCGTCTGACCTGATTGCCCTTATTGATGTGCGGCACACGCTAAATCAGTAATACAATGTGAGCGAGAACGGAGAGAAACACACCAACACTTACTGGACGTGTTTATTAGGGCACTCATTAAGCCCCGCAAAATCTGTTTACCATCAGGCCAAATTTCCTTAAATGTCCTTCTTGCATTGTTTTGACGAGCATAAAATTCCAATCTCCTGAAGTCGATTGTGCTGCGCTCTAAAATCTGACAGCAGGTCGTACTTGCCAAATAGTGAGCCAAGACTTTATTGCAAGGGTTATAAGTCATCCAACAGGGTTTGTTATGAACGACTATTGAAATATGGCGGGACTCAATGTGGCAGGCGTACTTACACCGAGCCTGGTCTTTGGTATCCGTTGCTGGCTGAGGCTGTGGTGCCCCGCCGCCGGATCACGAGCTTGGGCGGGATGTCCGGGGGGTCCGCCGATGGCTTCAAGTGATCGATGAGATCCAGCGTGGAGAGATTTTGGGCGGATTTGGAGTAGCTCCTTTGACCTTGAGGGAAAACAAAGAGTGAAAAGGAACTCTGGACCAAAGCATGTTTCGCCACAATTGCCTGCAACGCAGGTAAGAACAATATCCACAGAATAATGGCCGGGCGGTTCTGGATCACCTTCAGACACACGTAGAGACTTGAGAGAGGTTGCAGCTGTGAGATCGGGTGGTCCGGGTCCAGGGTGTCGTTGATGGGGGGCCTTTCTGGGGGCAACACCGGTGACGGACGGTACGCTGAGGGCGTCCTCCGACTCCACGTCCGTCGGGCCGGCCTCCTCCCTGGAACTAGACTCGGTGCTCCGGGGCCCGCTGGAGCGCAAGGACGCGGCGTCAGGGAGGATTGCACTCGTAGTTTTGATGCAGGACAAAGTCTCAGTCTTGGGGGGGCCGTTGTGCTCCGACGAGTGCGAGGACAGAGACTCGGTGCTGCCCGTGGGGGTGCTGCCTGGACTGCTGCTGCAGGCGTCGCCTATGCAGGGACCAGAGGGGAGGCACAACAGGCCCACGTTAAAATCCAGCCTTGATTTATAGTCTAAAAGGGAGCATACAATCGGAATAGAAGCGGTCGAAGAACAGATCCCTGTGGGATGCCACAAAGCACAAACAGTTGCAGCAACGCAAGTCGTATTGTGTCTTGGTACTCACTTTCTGCGTCAGCCAGGCACAGGGTAGGAGTGTAGAGGCTGCGAGGCTTCCGGGGGCCGCTTGACATACAAATAGCTCTGCTTCGGCGGGAACCGGGCCGGCTCGGAGGCTCCGGAAGTGGCACGTTGGGATCCGGAGGCTGAAGGAAGATCTGGTAATTGCAGAGAATAATCATTTGAATGCATCTTTTTGTTCTTGAGGAATTTGACTGTGTCACACCTTGTTAAAATTCTCAATCAGAATTTCCATCACAATATTTTGGAACTTGATGTTCATCATGGCGGCCACGGTTTCCTCTTGCGAGCGCATCAGCGTGGGCCCGAAGATGACGCCCAGATTGGATACGGTCATCATGTTGGACTGACTCTGCGTGGACACGCTGCAGGGAGGAGGGAACACAACAAGTATGACAATGGCACACCTGATAATCAATTGACTATATTTACTACGAGACAAGAGCGGACTCATACGTGACGAGATGTTTGATGAGCATCTCCAGCATCTCCTTGTTTCTATCAGGGAGCTTATGGACCAAAGAATGGACAGCGCACACTCTGTAGTTCTGGTCGTCCGATTCTGAGATGTTGAAAAAGTTGCAAATTATAAATGGTTCATATCGCAAACAGCAAGAGCGGCAGGTTTACTGGACTTGATTTTTTAATCCTGAAATGAACTGAGAATTGGGCTCATTTTGGCACAACGTTTATTTTCATGAACTTACTGGCAGCCATGATGAATTCTTTATGCAGCTTGAAGGTCATTAGCGGCTCCGACAGACACCTGGAgacaaggaaataaataaaataataataataataataaataaataaatgctaacCTGAGGTAATTCTTCAGGCCGCTGGTGATGGTCTTGTTGTCCCACGTCTCGGGATCCAGGTCCATGTCCACGGGCGCCTTGGATGCTTGGAGTTGACATGATTTTTGGAAAGTTTTCGACATTGAGGCAGACATGCAAATCGCCACCCTGCTGCCGCCAAAATAGTGCGTGAAGACAAAATGGCCTCCCAATCCTTACTTACAAAAAACCGTCGCCATCAGCCTCTGCACTTTGGAGTTGACGCCTCCGATCCTGTACAGCCCCATGGTGTTGATGCCTGTGTGAAGAGCGACACCGTCAAGACATCTTCTGGATGATGTGTCGTGGCTTTGAACATGCCTCACCTCTGCTCTCCACCAGCTCGATGCATTTCCTCACAAAGTTAAAGCCGGCCTCGTTAAGGAACGCTGGATGACGACATTAAGAGCGGTGAAGGGACGTCATTTGCATCAGTCGTCAATTCAGATCACAATAAATATCTCAGAAAGTAACTTACTATTTTGGTGGGTGTGGCCATTTCATTAGGTACATTCTTGtaatatttcattaaaaaaaactagatCAATAATTCCGAGACAATAATGCTCAGTTTTGACTCAAGTGTGCCTTATACACTATCTTGGTTaccttattattataattattggTTAAACAATAAATCTGCTCAtctcacaaataaaacacaaacttaCTCTCCTCCTTCTTGCTCAGGATGGCAGGCAGGTTGTAAATCTAgaccaatggaaaaaaaaagaatcaaggcaataaattaatttgagCTTGGTTGTAATTTCTAGCTAGAACCACACGAGGGCGCTATTAGCACAAGTTCAGTGCAGCATCTGGACTCCTTACCGGCTCCTTGCCGTCCATGGCCTCCAACCACAGCCTCCTGTTGGACTCGGACAGCGCCTGCAGTGTCATGTGACCGTGCCTgggtggaggggggaaaaaaatgctggcTTCAGAATAATGTCATGGCCTTTGTTTGAAGTTGCTGTGGTCGATTGCCGGTGCTTCACACTCCACGCTTGATTGATGAAAAGCTGCACAGTGCCAGCCAGATTCACCACAACGCTCCCAGCATGCATCTGCTTTTTATCACCTCACCTTTTTATCACACAAAAAGCGCTGGAATAAATTGATTGATTACGGGGCGTCGCTCAATTCAAGAATTCTTATTACAATGAAGCCCACCTGCATTTTTTGAAGAAGTCTATTTTAGAGAATctggatttattttctctgTAGTTTTCTCAAAAATACAACCGTATTCTTGCAAGATGATGACTTTttcttagaaaaaaaaaatacaaccttATTCTCCGGCACCATTACGACTTTTTCCTTTCGACAAAATACAGCTTTCTCCGGTaccattaaataataattttttttttttatataggctgacctttttccccttcaaataaatgtgactTTATTCCTCCCTGCAGacttcaaaaatgtttcccCCTTCAACTGGTTTCCTGTAGTATATAGTTTCAATTTTTAGTGTGACCTGATCATTCAAAGTAGAAATTGGAAAGTTTGATTCTCATGAGGAGAATAATCAGAGGCAGCAGAGGCACAATTTGACCCAGCgagccagcaaaaaaaaaaagtagcattAAAGAAGGCGTGAATCACACGGAagcagcgcacacacacacacacgcgcgcctGCGTGCACAAGCGACGAGGATCCCTTCACGTACCGGACTTTATAGAACAACCAAAGCGGCCTGAAAAGAGTTCCGCGGCAGACGCCGTTTCTACGTGGACATGGAGACAGAAAAAGTAGAAATAAAAAGGACTGGGAATGGGTTCAAATGTCAAGATTACAGTAATTCCCCCTGTAGATATTTGCCATTCACAAATTTGCTGAAAAACTCAACTATTCGCAGTTTTTACCAACCTAAATAGCAGTAAggaagtcattttattttcatgtacaCGTACTGTAAAATGACGGATGTAAAACTGTTTTGGATTATACTCAATTTCCAGCTCAAGATTATTGCGGGGGGGGTACTGGATATGCAACAAAGAGGAGTTCGTGCCAGACTCAAAAGGAGATGAAAACATGGAAGCCTTCCAGGATGTTAATGGAAGCCGAACACCGTCGGTGGGTTGGCATGGAGGGTCGCCGCCGGGACACGTTGGGGTTAATGGAGTTTGATGGAACGCAAAACATCTCACATGCAATTCGATCGAGCATTTTCCTCACAAAATGGTTGTACTTTTTTAACGAATAAGTTACCTACCTTTCCACCACCTCAATGTCGAAGCAGAAGCGCTTGTCGATGGAGTCCGTTTTCCTCCGGATGCACGACTTGAGCTTGAACATCTCGGACTGGTTGAGGACCAGACCGTTCTAAAAGATAAATGCTAGAAAACTCACCCAAACGattcaattttaaaatgtacaatgctagcaatatttaaaattaaaacaaatcccATGATAGAGAAGAAGAATCTGAACAAACCGAAAAAACAATTCAGGTAATCCAGTAAACTCACCAAAGATCAAACCCAAGGCCAAACCAACGACTAAACCACATTAGGCTAGGCTAACAAACCTTACACTAGATAAGATGGAACTAACCGGATTAACAAATTCGTCTAAAATGAAAACTAagacaacaacagcaacaagtaGGACAAATAAGCCAACTAAGATGAAAATAATCAGTAAGACTCTAAGGAGAACAAAACTATGACTGAAATGTAAAACTAAGCTAGCAATCTTAGAATTAGCAAGCCAGCTAAATTAGCTAAACTAAgaccaaacaaacaagactATGCTAGCTAAAATGGTGAGGGTAAACGAGCTACCTGTTTATTGGCCAATTTAGTGTCGCTATTGCTCATGTTGAAACTTTTGCCGCCCTTCTCATACGTGCAGTAGTGCCTTGTCCAAGCGGAACCCAGAGGACCTACAACGCAACCACAAAAACGACATGATCATTGGAAATTCTCATTGGcgtgttttttgttgacattgtACGTTTCCGCAACAACCTTTACTCACGTTTCTCCTGCACATACAAGAAGCCCTCCATGCTCCAGCGGCCCGGAGCTTTGTAGTCCTGCTCGGCAGACCTGATCCTCCTCATCAACttctccacttcctgtttggtgCTCACAAAGTTGTTGCGCGTCTGCGTGGTGAGAGAGGAACACGTTTGCTGCTAGCTTGCGCTCGCTCGGTAGCCGACAAAAGTTCATCTGTCCGATTTGCGGCTTCCCTGCGGCTGCTGTCAAGCGCAGCTTGCTCGTCTTTGACTCTTaacctttttctttccattttatttttttttaattaagggCAGGATTAAAGTGGATGTTatggaaaaatgactttttttaaattgctcaGGGCAGATTACgacagttaaaataaaaaatccccccaaaaagtcagaatgcagtgaaaagaaatcttttttttttttttttttttaaattggtctatataaatatataagaAAATAGGACCTATAAAATGCAGCGCGTGTCTCCTTTggaagcagcaacagcagcagcagagaaGCCTGCCGAGCACACggggcgggggtggggggagatCCGGGTCAGCACTTACGTTCTGGAGGTTGAACTGGAGCTGCTGCTTGTACGGCTCAAATTCGTGCGCCAGCTCGTATCCCTCGTGGTAGAACGTAAACAAGCCCTGCAGGAAGGCCAGCAGCTGTGGACGAGCCagcggcacacacacacacgcacacacacacggaaagcgcatccaaaacacaaacaagttgAAGTGCACGGAAAAGTTGCAGATGAAGTTCACGTCGGTGTGAGACGAGTGCTCGCAACTGCTCCATGCTTGAGTAGCGTTATGTTATGTCAATGACGGAATCAtgttcacactcacacatacatTTGTTATTGTAACAATGATTAAgccattgcttttgtttgtcaaaaaaatatatgggaTGAggaccttaaaaaaaaattaaaaaaataaaaaagaaatcaacacACCAACATGGATTTGATTTTCGGTCTGAGCTTGGCTCTATCAAAGACTCATCTGCGGAGAGATTCATCACGGGGCCGCAAGGTTGCGAGTCCCATCGCGGTGACCCCCGGGGCTAAGAAATTTACATTTcaggtgggggagggggggagtaaTGGGGTGTCTTGCTTTGCAGTGGAAAGAAATACTTGACTCTCAAGTCACGTCTCCCATGCGTACGAGGGCGAGAGATTCATATTAGCTGTCAGCTTCTCCGATGGAGATATTGGGAATGACCGCACAGGTTGTTCTGGCAGGTCacaatattaggaacacctaTCTAATAAGATCTGAACTggatccaaaaaaaaagaaaaatctcagGCATactctaaaaatgaaaataatttaaacttaCTGGCTCCACAAACTCAAActtcttcttttcttgcaCTTCCTGTATTTTGAAGACGTACTCGAGGGACGCGTCGTAGAACAGTTGCCTCTCTTTGTCAATCTGTGTGTCGGCCTGCCAAccagcaaaataaaagaaccGGGTCGGCGTCCAGTCAGAGAAAGGTGAGCCTGAGATTTAGTCCTCTCCAGATGACAGACAACGctttatgatttaaaaaaaaaaaaaaaagtttgggttTTACCTCTTCAAGATaagcttctttctttttggatGACAGGCTGAGGTGTTTTTCAAGCGTGGCGTAATATTTCTCCGTCTCCTTATCGAATTTCTTCTTCCCGTCCTCAAATAAAAAGGAATAGATAAATCAAAGGAGAGCTTAGAAACGGAACGTTTGAGGTCCTGGGAAATGTTTGATGTCGCTGCCACTAGGTGGAAGTCAAACCACATTTGGACTTCACGCGTTGGCTCGGCAGAATTCAGAGACAGAAAAGcagcacgttttttttttaatggtggtGGAATCAGCAGcggttttgttttacaaacaaacacacacacacacacacacacacgcaaatgtTGTTGACTTTTTAGTGAACTTTGTGGtccactataaaaaaaaaaagagtgaatgATTCTGTTATTTTACAGTAAACCCTCAGCAGCAGCATAAATTTAGTAGCAGCTCCGCTTGGGGGTAGaaatatagagagagagagagagagagagagagagagagagagaggacgGATGACGTTTGTATATTTTCCAAGATGGTCCCCGAGGTCTGAGAAAAGGTTCCCGGGAGAGGAACAGGAAATGGGCTTTTCATACCAGACGGCCATCTCGCAAGCATGTAAGAACACAAAGCTCAACTTTTAACACCCTCGCCAAATATGATCCAAATCAGAGGCTTCTCCTCTACCAAGGCATTTTTGTG
This genomic interval carries:
- the LOC119132218 gene encoding rho GTPase-activating protein 42 isoform X1, whose amino-acid sequence is MGLPTLEFSDSFLDGPDFRERLKCHEIELERTNKFIKELIKDGNMLIGALRNLSVAVQKFSQSLQEFQFECLGDAETDDEVNIAQSFKEFSKLLNTVEEERRRLIQNADDVLITPLEKFRKEQIGAAKDGKKKFDKETEKYYATLEKHLSLSSKKKEAYLEEADTQIDKERQLFYDASLEYVFKIQEVQEKKKFEFVEPLLAFLQGLFTFYHEGYELAHEFEPYKQQLQFNLQNTRNNFVSTKQEVEKLMRRIRSAEQDYKAPGRWSMEGFLYVQEKRPLGSAWTRHYCTYEKGGKSFNMSNSDTKLANKQNGLVLNQSEMFKLKSCIRRKTDSIDKRFCFDIEVVERNGVCRGTLFRPLWLFYKVRHGHMTLQALSESNRRLWLEAMDGKEPIYNLPAILSKKEETFLNEAGFNFVRKCIELVESRGINTMGLYRIGGVNSKVQRLMATVFSSKAPVDMDLDPETWDNKTITSGLKNYLRCLSEPLMTFKLHKEFIMAAKSDDQNYRVCAVHSLVHKLPDRNKEMLEMLIKHLVTVSTQSQSNMMTVSNLGVIFGPTLMRSQEETVAAMMNIKFQNIVMEILIENFNKIFLQPPDPNVPLPEPPSRPGSRRSRAICMSSGPRKPRSLYTPTLCLADAESPCIGDACSSSPGSTPTGSTESLSSHSSEHNGPPKTETLSCIKTTSAILPDAASLRSSGPRSTESSSREEAGPTDVESEDALSVPSVTGVAPRKAPHQRHPGPGPPDLTAATSLKSLRVSEGQRSYSKSAQNLSTLDLIDHLKPSADPPDIPPKLVIRRRGTTASASNGYQRPGSVVAARALLFEHAAAPQLGRDAQAVYSCEAEHSHELSFPQGAHFSNVYPSVEPGWLQATYQGKTGLIPENYVIYL